The Opisthocomus hoazin isolate bOpiHoa1 chromosome 20, bOpiHoa1.hap1, whole genome shotgun sequence genome window below encodes:
- the VKORC1L1 gene encoding vitamin K epoxide reductase complex subunit 1-like protein 1: MAAPVLLRVSVPRWERVARSAVCAAGILLSLYACHLEREKGRDLHYQALCDISERVRCSAAITSRWGRGFGLLGSIFGKDSAINQSNSVFGLVFYILQMLLGMTASAVAALILMTSSIVSVVGSLYLAYILYFVLKEFCIVCVITYLLNFILFIINYKRLVYLNEAWKRQLQPKQE; this comes from the exons ATGGCGGCGCCCGTCCTGCTGCGAGTGTCGGTGCCGCGCTGGGAGCGGGTGGCCCGCTCCGCGGTGTGCGCGGCCGGCATCCTGCTCTCCCTCTACGCCTGCCACCTGGAGCGGGAGAAGGGCCGCGACCTTCACTACCAGGCCTTGTGCGACATCAGCGAGCGCGTCCGCTGCTCCGCAGCCATCACCTCCAG ATGGGGTCGAGGATTCGGTCTGTTGGGTTCCATCTTTGGAAAGGACAGTGCAATAAATCAGTCAAACAGTGTTTTTGGACTCGTGTTTTATATACTACAAATGCTACTTG GTATGACAGCAAGTGCAGTAGCAGCTCTAATCCTCATGACATCCTCCATAGTGTCTGTAGTAGGGTCATTGTACTTGGCATACATTCTGTACTTCGTGCTGAAGGAGTTTTGCATTGTCTGCGTCATCACATATTTGCTGAACTTCATTCTCTTTATCATCAACTACAAACGACTAGTTTATTTGAACGAGGCCTGGAAACGGCAACTCCAACCCAAACAGGAATAA